A window from Actinomycetota bacterium encodes these proteins:
- a CDS encoding HAD-IIA family hydrolase — protein sequence MSIGDFDVLFFDLDGVVYIGTEMVQGASAAIESARQQGARCIFVTNNASRTPGEVAAHLRALGVPAQIEDVITASMAGATLVSEFVDSGEVLAIGGDGVAAALLERGLTPVSTFTESVRAVLQGYGPNVGWRDLAEATYAVRAGLPWIATNLDSTLPTVRGIAPGNGALVSVVAQTVGRRPDAVAGKPEPALLKEAIRRSGALRPLMIGDRLDTDIAAGSRLGMPTLLVETGISTLAQAQAARGELRPTYVAKDLSCLLPDRHLVAVP from the coding sequence ATGAGCATTGGCGATTTTGATGTGCTGTTCTTCGATCTGGATGGCGTGGTCTACATCGGCACTGAAATGGTGCAAGGCGCCAGTGCCGCCATCGAATCGGCTCGACAGCAAGGTGCGCGCTGCATTTTTGTCACGAACAATGCATCGCGAACGCCTGGTGAAGTGGCAGCGCACCTTCGTGCCCTTGGGGTGCCCGCTCAGATCGAGGACGTCATCACGGCATCAATGGCAGGCGCCACCCTTGTCAGCGAATTCGTTGATTCCGGCGAAGTACTGGCCATCGGTGGCGATGGAGTTGCCGCGGCGCTTCTCGAGCGCGGCCTGACTCCTGTGAGCACCTTTACTGAATCCGTCCGAGCAGTCCTGCAGGGTTACGGACCCAATGTTGGCTGGCGCGACTTGGCGGAGGCGACCTATGCGGTGCGTGCTGGTCTGCCATGGATCGCGACGAACCTCGACTCCACCTTGCCGACAGTTCGCGGCATCGCGCCCGGCAACGGTGCTTTGGTGAGTGTGGTGGCGCAAACTGTGGGACGTCGTCCAGATGCGGTGGCCGGCAAACCGGAGCCGGCTCTGCTCAAGGAGGCGATCCGGCGCTCCGGCGCCCTTCGTCCCCTGATGATCGGCGATCGCCTCGACACCGACATTGCCGCCGGATCGCGCCTTGGCATGCCCACCTTGTTGGTCGAGACTGGGATTTCCACCTTGGCGCAGGCCCAGGCGGCCAGAGGTGAGCTTCGCCCTACCTATGTCGCCAAAGATCTCAGTTGTCTGTTACCTGATCGTCACCTTGTCGCGGTACCGTGA
- a CDS encoding DNA-3-methyladenine glycosylase has product MVDLKQAAHVVAPQLLGALLVSRVDGQRVAVRITEVEAYAGEGVDPGSHAFRGATPRTAVMFGQSGHAYVYFTYGMHWCCNIVTGKVGEAGAVLIRAGEITEGLQFARARRSTAKTDRELARGPARLTKALGIDGSLNGVNLFTNTGILQLRPPMRSADEFAVSARTGVGGPGALTPWRFFLSDEPTVSRYVPARRLQPRSRNLH; this is encoded by the coding sequence TTGGTTGATCTGAAACAGGCAGCGCATGTCGTTGCGCCGCAACTGCTTGGTGCGCTTTTGGTCTCCCGGGTCGATGGTCAACGAGTCGCAGTACGCATCACTGAAGTTGAGGCATATGCCGGTGAAGGTGTCGATCCGGGTTCGCATGCCTTCCGCGGTGCGACACCGCGAACTGCGGTGATGTTCGGGCAGTCGGGACACGCGTACGTGTACTTCACCTATGGCATGCACTGGTGTTGCAACATCGTCACCGGCAAAGTGGGGGAGGCTGGCGCAGTGTTGATCCGCGCTGGTGAGATCACTGAAGGACTCCAATTCGCGCGTGCACGACGGAGCACAGCAAAGACCGATCGTGAACTCGCGCGGGGTCCAGCGCGACTGACCAAGGCTCTGGGGATTGATGGATCGCTGAATGGCGTCAACCTCTTTACGAACACTGGCATCCTGCAACTTAGACCACCAATGAGGAGCGCCGACGAGTTCGCTGTGAGTGCTCGTACCGGTGTGGGCGGCCCAGGCGCGCTCACTCCCTGGCGCTTCTTCTTGTCAGATGAACCAACAGTCAGCAGGTACGTGCCCGCGAGGCGTTTGCAGCCCAGAAGCCGCAACCTGCATTGA
- a CDS encoding acetylornithine transaminase gives MNWQDRWETTMMRNYGVPPLLLVKGRGSRVWDDSDKEYIDLIGGIAVNVLGHGHPDLVAAVTDQLQTIGHTSNLYATEPGLELAERLVDLSGAPLGSRVFFCNSGAEANEAAFKLTRMTGRTHIVVASGGFHGRTMGSLALTAQPAKQDPFRPLPGEVTVVPFGDAQALEAAVTTETAAVFLEPIQGENGVIVPPDDYLIAARSICDRTGALLVLDEVQTGIGRTGAWFAFQAFGIQPDVLTLAKGLGGGLPIGAMVAFGDAATLLTPGSHGSTFGGNPISTRAALTVLDVIEREELLARVIDSGAKLKAQLPEVSGGKVGAVRGRGLLLAAELHGVTSAEVDLALRTSGILANPVTADAIRLAPALNISDRDLDDTVTRWGEAFETLGVNL, from the coding sequence ATGAACTGGCAGGACCGTTGGGAGACAACGATGATGCGCAACTACGGCGTGCCGCCGCTCCTGCTGGTCAAAGGGCGAGGCTCGCGTGTGTGGGATGACTCCGACAAGGAGTACATCGATCTCATCGGTGGCATCGCCGTCAATGTGCTGGGCCACGGGCATCCGGATCTCGTTGCCGCTGTCACCGACCAATTGCAGACCATTGGTCACACCAGCAATCTGTATGCAACCGAGCCTGGGCTGGAACTTGCCGAACGGCTGGTTGATCTCAGCGGTGCGCCGTTGGGCTCGCGCGTCTTCTTCTGCAACTCAGGTGCCGAGGCAAACGAGGCTGCATTCAAACTCACGCGGATGACAGGACGCACGCACATTGTGGTCGCTTCGGGTGGCTTTCACGGTCGCACGATGGGCTCTTTGGCCCTGACTGCTCAGCCAGCCAAGCAGGATCCCTTCCGGCCCTTGCCAGGTGAAGTGACCGTCGTGCCTTTTGGCGATGCTCAAGCGCTTGAAGCTGCGGTGACGACTGAGACGGCTGCGGTCTTCTTGGAGCCCATTCAAGGTGAGAACGGTGTGATCGTTCCGCCGGATGACTACTTGATCGCCGCGCGAAGCATCTGTGATCGCACAGGGGCGCTGTTAGTCCTGGATGAAGTGCAGACTGGCATTGGTCGGACCGGTGCATGGTTTGCCTTCCAAGCCTTCGGCATTCAGCCTGACGTCCTGACTCTGGCCAAAGGCCTTGGCGGGGGTCTTCCGATTGGCGCGATGGTGGCCTTCGGTGACGCAGCCACGCTGCTGACTCCCGGCTCCCACGGCTCCACTTTCGGTGGTAACCCGATTTCGACGAGGGCAGCCCTGACGGTGCTGGACGTCATTGAACGCGAAGAGCTGCTCGCTCGGGTTATTGATTCAGGGGCAAAGCTCAAGGCCCAGTTGCCGGAGGTATCAGGTGGCAAAGTCGGGGCAGTGCGTGGACGTGGGCTGCTGCTGGCTGCCGAGTTGCATGGAGTCACCAGTGCTGAGGTTGACCTCGCCTTGCGGACAAGCGGAATCCTTGCCAATCCGGTCACCGCGGATGCCATCCGGCTTGCTCCAGCACTCAACATCTCTGATCGTGATCTTGACGACACAGTTACTCGGTGGGGCGAGGCATTCGAGACACTTGGGGTGAATCTGTGA
- a CDS encoding arginine repressor → MNVPKTMAARRTRIEALIEEGAVHSQEQLRETLAAEGLDVTQTTLSRDLDALGAVKTHDPQLGSRYVIARSQVVTHLAIPNTIGRVVTDVLVGAQPAQNIAVLHTPPGAAHYLAGYLDRAHFDQIVGTVAGDDTIMVVMTTNQAASDFCANLLSLADRRAEAPARDNNQRRTS, encoded by the coding sequence GTGAATGTCCCAAAGACGATGGCTGCACGTCGCACTCGAATAGAAGCGCTCATTGAGGAGGGTGCGGTCCATTCGCAGGAGCAATTGCGCGAAACCTTGGCAGCCGAAGGACTCGACGTCACCCAGACAACGCTTTCACGAGATCTGGATGCGCTCGGCGCAGTGAAGACTCACGATCCTCAACTCGGATCTCGCTACGTCATCGCGCGCAGTCAGGTGGTGACGCACCTCGCGATCCCGAACACCATCGGGCGGGTCGTCACCGATGTACTGGTGGGCGCTCAGCCCGCGCAGAACATCGCTGTTCTGCACACCCCACCCGGCGCTGCTCACTACCTCGCTGGCTACCTCGATCGTGCCCACTTTGATCAGATCGTTGGCACGGTGGCCGGCGACGACACGATCATGGTGGTGATGACGACGAACCAGGCTGCTTCGGATTTCTGTGCGAACCTGCTCTCACTCGCTGACAGGCGGGCCGAAGCACCAGCTCGCGACAACAACCAGAGGAGAACATCGTGA
- the argB gene encoding acetylglutamate kinase has product MTDLNLASAKAAVLAEALPWLERFHGATVVVKYGGHAMTDDLLKASFAEDIVFMRLAGLRPVVVHGGGPQINAMLDKLGVQSEFKAGLRVTTPEVMDVVGMVLVGQVQRELVGLINDHGPFAVGMSGEDAHTFIAERHTAVVDGVPTDIGLVGDVVEVRPDFVVKLLDDGFIPVVSTVARDVDGVIYNVNADSAAAALAESLHATKFVVLTDVEGLYADWPDRESIIRQIEVNDLRALLPKLESGMLPKMEACVRAIDGGVPQAHVIDGRVAHSVLLEVFTNDGIGTMVYPGLS; this is encoded by the coding sequence ATGACTGATCTGAATCTCGCCTCAGCAAAGGCAGCGGTGCTGGCAGAGGCCCTGCCCTGGTTGGAGCGCTTTCACGGGGCCACGGTGGTCGTGAAATACGGCGGCCATGCAATGACTGATGACCTGCTGAAGGCGAGTTTCGCTGAAGACATTGTCTTCATGCGGCTCGCCGGTTTGCGACCAGTTGTTGTGCACGGAGGCGGACCTCAGATCAATGCGATGCTCGACAAGCTCGGCGTGCAGTCAGAGTTCAAGGCTGGCTTGCGAGTCACTACTCCAGAAGTCATGGATGTCGTGGGCATGGTGCTTGTCGGTCAGGTGCAGCGAGAGCTCGTTGGGCTCATCAATGACCATGGCCCATTTGCCGTTGGCATGTCAGGAGAAGACGCGCACACCTTCATCGCCGAACGCCACACGGCAGTCGTTGACGGTGTGCCAACCGATATCGGTCTCGTTGGGGATGTTGTTGAAGTCAGGCCGGATTTCGTTGTCAAGCTCCTTGATGATGGCTTCATCCCGGTGGTGTCCACAGTTGCTCGCGACGTGGATGGCGTGATCTACAACGTCAACGCCGACTCAGCGGCAGCCGCACTTGCTGAGTCATTGCATGCCACGAAGTTCGTTGTGCTGACTGATGTTGAGGGTTTGTATGCCGATTGGCCAGATCGTGAGTCGATCATTCGGCAAATCGAAGTCAATGATCTCAGAGCCTTGCTCCCCAAGTTGGAGTCGGGAATGTTGCCGAAGATGGAGGCATGTGTGCGGGCCATCGACGGGGGAGTGCCTCAAGCTCATGTGATCGACGGACGGGTTGCGCATTCTGTGCTGCTGGAAGTCTTCACCAATGACGGCATCGGCACCATGGTCTACCCGGGGCTGTCATGA
- a CDS encoding tetratricopeptide repeat protein: MRRRDDGDQIRDPRIPDDITPEDLDRGLLMELRSLPEGLQILVARHLVAAERAMDDDNLDLATEHVKAARRRASRISTVREAAGIVAYRSGRFGEALTELRAVRRMSGGDVYLPMIADCERGLGRPQKALDYIRTLDTQRLEAETRAELLIVAAGARSDMGQWEEAIVTLQVPELTRLRPGDSRARLQYAYASLLRDAGRTNEAREWMERAAGSDLDGVTDAEEQCDIMDGIEFSEDGE; the protein is encoded by the coding sequence GTGCGCCGTCGCGATGATGGCGATCAGATTCGTGATCCTCGTATCCCAGATGACATCACGCCCGAGGACCTTGATCGCGGCTTGTTGATGGAACTGCGCAGCCTTCCCGAGGGTCTGCAGATTCTGGTCGCTCGCCACCTTGTTGCGGCCGAACGCGCCATGGATGATGACAACCTTGATCTTGCAACCGAGCACGTGAAGGCAGCACGTCGTCGTGCCTCGCGTATTTCGACCGTTCGTGAAGCAGCCGGCATTGTGGCGTATCGCTCTGGTCGATTCGGTGAGGCCTTGACCGAACTGCGGGCAGTTCGACGGATGAGCGGCGGCGACGTCTACCTTCCGATGATCGCTGACTGCGAACGTGGCCTTGGTCGACCACAGAAGGCACTTGACTACATCAGAACACTGGACACGCAACGACTTGAGGCCGAGACCAGGGCTGAACTCCTGATCGTGGCTGCGGGCGCCAGGTCGGACATGGGCCAGTGGGAAGAGGCCATCGTGACCTTGCAAGTACCTGAACTCACACGTCTGCGGCCCGGTGATTCACGCGCTCGTCTGCAGTACGCCTATGCAAGCTTGCTCCGTGACGCTGGGCGCACCAATGAAGCGCGTGAATGGATGGAACGCGCTGCTGGTTCGGACCTTGATGGCGTCACTGACGCCGAAGAGCAGTGCGACATCATGGATGGCATCGAGTTCTCTGAGGACGGCGAGTAA
- a CDS encoding polyhydroxyalkanoate synthesis protein PhaF has translation MLNDLRGYLQLANGLTDVTAAKAKDMAASLIAQGLILSTKAPDLVGQVQELADDLLSTSRNNREMLKGLVRTEVDRTVSRMGFVREDELAAVRRHVQRLEQELHSQNGAAKKPAAKKPAAKKAAKKPAAKKPAPAAHAPTEQVVTDPVGADSGDSGASA, from the coding sequence ATGCTGAATGACCTGCGCGGATACCTGCAGTTGGCCAACGGACTCACTGATGTCACGGCGGCCAAAGCCAAGGACATGGCTGCGAGCCTCATCGCTCAAGGCCTGATCTTGTCTACCAAGGCCCCAGATCTCGTTGGACAGGTCCAAGAATTGGCCGACGACCTACTTTCGACCAGTCGCAACAATCGCGAGATGCTCAAGGGCCTAGTGCGCACTGAGGTCGATCGCACGGTCAGCCGGATGGGTTTCGTCCGTGAAGACGAACTCGCCGCCGTGCGCAGGCACGTGCAGCGACTGGAGCAGGAGCTGCACAGTCAAAACGGTGCCGCCAAGAAACCAGCCGCCAAGAAACCAGCCGCCAAGAAGGCTGCCAAGAAACCAGCTGCCAAAAAGCCAGCGCCTGCGGCACACGCACCCACAGAGCAGGTGGTCACCGATCCGGTCGGCGCTGACTCTGGTGACTCCGGAGCAAGCGCATAG
- the argJ gene encoding bifunctional glutamate N-acetyltransferase/amino-acid acetyltransferase ArgJ, producing MSVTAAKGFSAAGVKAGLKASGNHDVAVVLNEGPEFTAAGVFTSNRFKAAPVLWSLQVLADRELKAVVLNSGGANACTGPDGFADTHHTAEYLATVLASRGTQFGAGEIAVCSTGLIGERLPMDKICAGIDASVAELSANGGDDAALAIMTTDSVPKKSVAAGQGYLVGGMAKGAGMLAPGLATMLVVITTDAIVDADLADSALRQATGMSFDRIDSDGCMSTNDTVLLLASGASEVRPSAEEFTATLTTVCASLALQLIHDAEGASKDIKIVVEGALTVDDALEVGRAIARSNLLKCALHGEDPNWGRVLAAAGTTKAVFDPDQVDVAMNGIWICRSGGLGEDRSLVSLAAREIEITVVLNAGTAGATIWTNDLTADYVHENSAYST from the coding sequence ATGAGCGTTACCGCTGCCAAGGGCTTCAGTGCGGCTGGAGTGAAGGCAGGGCTGAAGGCTTCTGGCAATCACGATGTCGCGGTGGTGCTGAACGAAGGCCCAGAGTTCACAGCTGCTGGCGTATTCACCAGCAATCGATTCAAGGCTGCTCCTGTGCTGTGGTCCCTGCAGGTGCTTGCCGATCGAGAGTTGAAGGCGGTTGTCCTGAACTCCGGTGGCGCCAATGCCTGCACTGGTCCAGATGGTTTCGCCGATACCCACCACACGGCCGAGTACCTTGCAACAGTCCTCGCTTCGCGTGGAACGCAATTCGGTGCTGGCGAAATCGCCGTGTGCTCAACTGGTCTGATTGGCGAACGCCTCCCGATGGACAAGATCTGTGCAGGTATTGACGCTTCGGTGGCAGAGTTGTCGGCCAATGGTGGCGACGATGCCGCGTTGGCCATCATGACCACTGACAGCGTGCCGAAGAAGAGCGTCGCCGCCGGTCAGGGATATCTTGTCGGCGGAATGGCCAAGGGCGCCGGAATGCTGGCACCAGGTCTGGCGACGATGTTGGTGGTCATCACGACGGATGCGATCGTCGATGCGGATCTTGCGGATTCGGCCTTGAGACAGGCCACGGGCATGAGCTTTGATCGCATCGATTCTGACGGCTGCATGTCGACAAATGACACCGTGCTGCTGCTTGCCAGTGGTGCAAGCGAGGTACGTCCTTCGGCCGAGGAGTTCACCGCCACCTTGACGACTGTGTGCGCAAGTCTGGCGCTGCAGCTCATCCACGATGCTGAAGGTGCATCCAAGGACATCAAGATCGTGGTTGAAGGAGCACTGACGGTTGACGACGCGCTTGAAGTGGGACGGGCCATCGCTCGGAGCAATCTGCTGAAGTGCGCCCTCCACGGCGAGGATCCCAACTGGGGCCGAGTCCTGGCCGCGGCTGGGACGACCAAGGCCGTCTTTGATCCTGATCAGGTCGATGTTGCGATGAATGGCATCTGGATCTGCAGGAGTGGTGGTCTCGGCGAGGATCGTTCACTTGTGAGTCTTGCTGCCCGTGAGATTGAGATCACCGTCGTGCTGAATGCGGGTACTGCTGGTGCCACCATCTGGACCAATGACCTCACGGCTGACTACGTCCACGAAAACTCCGCGTACTCCACCTGA
- the argC gene encoding N-acetyl-gamma-glutamyl-phosphate reductase — translation MVKISVAGASGYAGGELLRLLLSHPEVDIAAIAAGSNAGEPVLALHPNLSQLADRRFEVTSAHTLAEADLVFLALPHGESAALAEQLPASVSVVDLGADFRLADAQAWEQFYQLPHAGTWTYGLAELDGNRQKIAKSTRVANPGCYPTSVALALAPLLSQGLISADGISIVAASGTSGAGRKPTDSQLASQVMGSMSAYGVGGVHRHTPEIEQSLARAAGTAVTVSFTPLLAPMSRGMLSTCSALPTPGTSAAQLRDALSSAFANEPFVQLLPEGFLPQTSSVYGTNAAQVQVVLDERAGRVIAICALDNLGKGAAGQALQNANLMLGFPETLGLTCNGVAP, via the coding sequence ATGGTCAAGATCAGTGTTGCGGGTGCCTCGGGGTATGCCGGCGGTGAATTGCTGCGGCTGCTGCTGTCGCACCCGGAAGTGGACATCGCTGCGATTGCAGCGGGCTCAAATGCCGGGGAGCCAGTTCTTGCCCTGCACCCCAATCTCTCGCAGTTGGCGGATAGACGCTTTGAAGTCACCAGCGCGCACACTCTCGCCGAAGCCGATCTGGTGTTCCTGGCTCTCCCGCACGGAGAGTCCGCTGCCTTGGCTGAGCAATTGCCAGCGTCTGTGTCAGTCGTAGATCTCGGCGCAGATTTTCGCTTGGCTGATGCTCAAGCCTGGGAACAGTTCTACCAACTGCCGCATGCTGGCACTTGGACCTATGGGCTTGCAGAGCTCGATGGCAATCGCCAGAAGATCGCGAAATCAACCAGGGTGGCCAATCCGGGGTGCTACCCGACTTCCGTGGCTCTTGCCCTGGCGCCGCTGTTGAGCCAGGGCTTGATTTCAGCCGACGGCATCTCGATCGTTGCCGCGTCTGGCACCTCCGGCGCCGGACGCAAGCCGACAGATTCCCAACTGGCTTCCCAGGTGATGGGTTCTATGTCGGCATACGGGGTTGGCGGGGTCCATCGCCACACTCCAGAAATCGAGCAGTCTCTAGCGCGCGCGGCGGGTACGGCCGTCACGGTCTCGTTCACGCCGTTGCTGGCTCCGATGTCTCGTGGCATGTTGTCCACGTGCTCAGCTTTGCCAACGCCTGGCACGTCCGCCGCTCAACTGCGGGACGCGCTCTCGAGCGCGTTCGCAAACGAGCCATTTGTTCAACTGCTGCCTGAAGGATTCCTGCCTCAGACTTCTTCGGTCTATGGAACAAACGCAGCGCAGGTGCAGGTGGTGCTTGACGAACGAGCCGGCCGGGTCATCGCGATCTGTGCACTGGACAACCTCGGGAAGGGCGCCGCAGGTCAAGCCCTCCAGAACGCGAATCTCATGCTCGGATTCCCAGAGACCCTCGGACTGACATGCAATGGAGTTGCACCATGA
- a CDS encoding single-stranded DNA-binding protein — translation MTPDDSIDINEVHLVGRLGQQVTTRNMPSGDEITNFTVIVARAGRLREGSPRVDSLACQTTRAQIRRKVQTWSAGTWVEVHGCLRRRFWQGGGGLGSATEVEVRALTRMRESAGVKP, via the coding sequence ATGACTCCTGATGACTCCATCGATATCAACGAAGTGCATCTGGTTGGCCGACTAGGCCAGCAGGTCACCACTCGCAATATGCCCAGTGGGGACGAGATCACGAACTTCACGGTGATTGTTGCCCGTGCGGGACGACTTCGCGAGGGTTCACCACGCGTGGATTCGCTTGCCTGTCAGACCACACGTGCGCAGATTCGCCGCAAGGTGCAGACCTGGAGCGCTGGCACGTGGGTTGAAGTGCACGGCTGCCTTCGCCGACGGTTCTGGCAAGGCGGAGGAGGGCTGGGCAGCGCCACCGAGGTCGAAGTTCGCGCGCTGACACGCATGCGAGAATCTGCGGGTGTCAAACCCTGA
- the argH gene encoding argininosuccinate lyase, with protein sequence MTKAQPTRLWGGRFADGPSDAMAALSRSVHFDWRLAPYDIQQTQAHAKVLNSAGLLTDQELSQVSAALSALLDDVLSGAAQPAADDEDVHTAVERQLIERLGELGGRLRAGRSRNDQVATDFRLYLRDQVRYLAHEVIDLQSAFLAQARAHVETTSPGFTHLQHAQPVSFAHELAKHVHALGRDLERLSDWDARTSRSPLGAGALAGSSLGLDPQGVALDLGFERALGNSIDAVSDRDWVAEFLFVAAMIGVHLSRIGEEVILMTSREFSWAKLDDAWSTGSSIMPQKKNPDVAELARGKSGRLIGNLTGLLATLKALPFAYNRDLQEDKEPVFDTLDQLHLVLPAMTGMIATLKFNTEVMADSAPQGFALATDIAEWLVREGVPFREAHEIAGACVQQAEAKDVELWDLSDADLLVISTHLTPAVREVLTVSGSLNSRSAFGGTAPVRVYEQLDQLDVLVASERQRWLI encoded by the coding sequence GTGACCAAGGCGCAGCCAACCCGCTTGTGGGGCGGGCGATTTGCCGACGGTCCCTCTGATGCCATGGCCGCGCTAAGCAGGTCTGTGCACTTCGATTGGCGTCTTGCGCCATATGACATTCAGCAGACTCAGGCGCATGCCAAGGTGCTGAATTCCGCCGGGCTCCTCACCGATCAAGAACTCAGCCAGGTCTCCGCCGCCCTGTCTGCCCTGCTCGATGATGTGCTCAGTGGTGCAGCTCAACCGGCTGCAGATGATGAGGATGTGCACACTGCAGTTGAGCGTCAGTTGATCGAGCGACTCGGTGAACTCGGAGGCCGATTGCGTGCCGGACGTAGTCGCAATGACCAAGTAGCGACCGACTTTCGGCTCTATTTACGAGATCAGGTGCGATACCTGGCGCACGAAGTCATCGATTTGCAATCAGCATTTCTCGCGCAAGCGCGTGCCCATGTCGAAACAACCTCGCCAGGATTCACGCACTTGCAGCATGCGCAGCCGGTGTCTTTCGCCCACGAACTGGCCAAGCATGTGCACGCTCTTGGCCGTGATCTGGAAAGGCTTTCAGATTGGGATGCGCGGACTTCGCGCTCACCGCTGGGCGCGGGAGCACTTGCCGGTTCATCGCTTGGCCTTGATCCACAAGGCGTTGCACTTGATCTGGGGTTTGAACGGGCGCTTGGCAATTCCATTGACGCGGTGAGTGATCGCGATTGGGTGGCGGAGTTCCTCTTTGTAGCGGCAATGATCGGCGTGCATCTTTCGCGCATCGGTGAAGAAGTCATCTTGATGACTTCACGGGAGTTCTCATGGGCAAAGCTCGATGATGCATGGTCAACGGGATCCTCGATCATGCCGCAGAAGAAGAATCCTGATGTTGCCGAACTCGCTCGCGGAAAGTCCGGGCGACTCATTGGCAATCTCACTGGGCTTTTGGCAACCCTGAAGGCTTTGCCCTTTGCGTACAACCGCGATTTACAGGAAGACAAGGAGCCGGTGTTCGACACCCTTGATCAACTGCACCTTGTGCTGCCAGCTATGACAGGCATGATTGCAACCTTGAAGTTCAACACCGAAGTGATGGCCGACTCTGCGCCGCAGGGCTTCGCGCTGGCAACGGACATTGCTGAATGGCTGGTGCGTGAAGGCGTGCCGTTCCGTGAAGCGCATGAGATTGCCGGTGCCTGCGTGCAACAGGCCGAGGCCAAGGATGTTGAGTTGTGGGATCTCAGCGACGCGGACCTCCTAGTTATCAGCACGCACCTGACGCCCGCGGTACGTGAAGTGCTCACCGTGTCTGGTTCGCTCAATTCACGGTCTGCGTTCGGCGGTACGGCGCCTGTCCGCGTGTACGAGCAACTCGATCAGCTCGATGTGCTGGTGGCCAGTGAGCGCCAACGTTGGTTGATCTGA
- the tyrS gene encoding tyrosine--tRNA ligase, with product MIDIIDELLWREQIAQSTDLGALHEALSAGPMTLYCGFDPTAPSLHLGNLAQILTVRRFQQAGHRPLALVGGATGLIGDPKSTGERTLNSQELVADWVGRIRAQLERFYDFDGQNAAVVVNNYDWTQGMSVLEFLRDIGKHFSVNRMLDREAVAARLAKDGISYTEFSYQLLQSFDYLELFRRYGCVLQTGGSDQWGNITAGVDLIRRTEQTSVHALTTPLLTKADGTKFGKTETGTIWLDPGLTSPYDFFQFWLNADDRDVKNLLHTFSFKSREEIGELMLATADRPHERAAQRALAEELTDLVHGYQERISAEAAGRALFGHGDLAALPQANLAAALREAALASVQAQEVVDGALPAIDELLTRCGLVTSKSAARRTIAEGGAYANNERITDENWRPTTENLLHGQWLVLRRGKRSVGGIQLIAAP from the coding sequence GTGATCGACATCATCGACGAGTTGCTCTGGCGCGAACAGATCGCACAGAGCACAGATCTGGGTGCCTTGCATGAGGCCTTGTCTGCTGGACCGATGACTCTGTATTGCGGCTTTGATCCGACCGCACCGAGCCTTCATCTGGGCAACCTGGCTCAGATCCTCACGGTGCGCCGCTTTCAGCAGGCGGGGCATCGGCCTTTAGCCCTTGTGGGCGGAGCCACTGGACTGATTGGCGACCCTAAGTCAACTGGCGAGCGAACGCTGAATTCCCAGGAGCTGGTGGCGGACTGGGTCGGACGGATCCGCGCGCAGTTGGAACGCTTCTACGACTTCGATGGGCAAAATGCTGCGGTTGTCGTGAACAACTATGACTGGACTCAGGGGATGTCCGTTCTTGAGTTCCTGCGCGATATTGGCAAGCACTTCAGCGTCAATCGCATGCTTGATCGTGAGGCCGTAGCAGCGCGCTTGGCCAAGGACGGCATCTCATACACCGAGTTCAGCTACCAGTTGCTGCAGTCCTTTGACTACCTCGAGCTGTTTCGCCGCTACGGCTGTGTGCTGCAGACTGGTGGATCAGATCAGTGGGGCAACATCACGGCCGGCGTTGATCTCATCCGCCGGACCGAGCAGACGTCGGTGCACGCCTTGACCACGCCCTTGCTCACCAAAGCCGATGGCACCAAGTTCGGCAAGACCGAGACAGGCACGATCTGGCTGGATCCTGGTCTCACAAGCCCATACGACTTCTTTCAATTCTGGCTCAATGCTGATGACCGGGATGTCAAGAACCTGTTGCACACCTTCAGTTTCAAGTCCCGTGAGGAAATTGGCGAGCTCATGCTCGCCACGGCCGACAGGCCCCATGAGCGGGCCGCACAGCGTGCACTGGCCGAAGAACTCACCGATCTGGTGCATGGCTACCAGGAGCGCATCAGCGCCGAAGCCGCCGGCAGAGCGCTCTTTGGGCACGGCGATCTCGCTGCACTGCCGCAGGCAAACTTGGCCGCGGCGCTGCGTGAGGCTGCCTTGGCGTCTGTCCAGGCCCAAGAAGTCGTAGATGGGGCCCTGCCGGCAATCGATGAACTGCTCACTCGCTGTGGACTGGTCACGAGCAAGTCCGCTGCCCGCCGCACCATCGCCGAGGGTGGGGCATATGCGAACAATGAGCGGATAACAGATGAAAACTGGCGCCCTACAACGGAGAATCTGTTGCATGGTCAGTGGCTGGTCCTGCGCCGAGGCAAGCGTTCGGTCGGCGGGATCCAGCTGATCGCGGCGCCCTAG